A single region of the Mercenaria mercenaria strain notata chromosome 6, MADL_Memer_1, whole genome shotgun sequence genome encodes:
- the LOC123548819 gene encoding uncharacterized protein LOC123548819 codes for MSQVPNDKTISLKLSEVLSDIGVTEKMVLKRRRIFMLMETVDTTTHRLLGKNVITYNFGSQSEGSTTLELDSDIDSLFSLHNLNVIQDWKDWQFGKENVLMVQDESTSPGYCLLQLLRPDVPLVVTATESGRSSGIDGKGRLLMKNSHFDPLLLGNQYRNGPAHAFKEVPGFDAEDNVLAWYSKSWPAEAEPWLERPCVGGWPTEEMKRYCETTGCFLVPVSSKSGQNETFEWRISTSLAERCLMFSLNITQIRCYILMKMILKTFIKPKCDGVLSSFMCKTVLFYCIEDTLSDVWEEQNLLGCLKHCLLALQNCITRENCPHFITPENNLMAGKLPPATKHRLQEILQNIEQSDVRTLLEIPIDDLGARLKAKMQGRQCYPLQDYIHSCISSKLLKHMAIQIAIRHKFHLKELVHRGGQMEHSRSFVYTLARRYIGKALNSLEKSAYKLLIPFLCSSLASAIASHDIQADRTVSQEAQGWFSVGLNSDVSSGRLKFASALYCTGDFERAEHVLRNTEDLYELKTVEAVCTCRDLETLSLRLEFFNRSDTGNEELVKHITAFCVRFIPCEINCVPHELQYEMFRATQEDMLHGHDFWMDWSVVDSLPYIYFLQYKTYGHLQRPAGQQLALEGLVDCVKSNHNLGHLETALNLLGQCLELENLYYAALDCYVRSLNVCARNNAAKIHICRLLSALVNRQVV; via the coding sequence ATGTCTCAAGTTCCCAATGATAAAACTATTTCACTGAAACTATCAGAAGTTCTCAGTGATATCGGTGTTACTGAGAAGATGGTGCTGAAGAGGAGGAGGATATTTATGTTGATGGAAACTGTTGACACCACTACTCACAGGTTACTGGGCAAAAACGTCATCACCTATAATTTTGGCAGCCAATCAGAAGGTTCAACGACCTTGGAGCTTGACTCCGACATTGATTCACTCTTCAGTTTACACAACTTGAATGTGATACAGGACTGGAAAGATTGGCAATTTGGAAAGGAGAATGTATTAATGGTCCAGGATGAGTCCACATCACCAGGTTACTGTCTTTTACAACTTCTTCGACCAGATGTTCCTCTTGTTGTCACTGCCACTGAATCTGGCAGATCTTCTGGTATAGATGGAAAAGGAAGGCTGCTGATGAAAAACTCACATTTTGATCCATTGCTTTTAGGAAATCAGTATAGAAATGGACCTGCCCATGCCTTTAAAGAAGTACCAGGTTTTGATGCTGAAGATAATGTTTTAGCATGGTACTCTAAATCATGGCCTGCAGAAGCCGAACCATGGTTGGAGAGGCCATGTGTAGGAGGATGGCCTACAGAGGAAATGAAGAGATATTGTGAGACTACAGGATGTTTTCTTGTTCCAGTAAGCAGCAAGAGTGGTCAGAATGAAACATttgaatggagaatatctacTTCCCTTGCTGAGAGATGTCTCATGTTCAGTTTAAACATCACACAAATTAGATGTTACATTCTGATGAAgatgattcttaaaacattcataaaACCAAAATGTGACGGTGTCctttcaagtttcatgtgtaaaactgttttgttttattgtattgaGGATACACTGTCAGATGTATGGGAGGAGCAGAATTTACTTGGATGTTTAAAGCATTGCCTTCTAGCATTGCAGAACTGTATTACACGAGAAAACTGTCCACATTTCATAACACCTGAAAATAATCTGATGGCTGGAAAACTTCCACCTGCAACCAAACATAGACTTCAGGAAATCCTGCAAAACATTGAACAAAGTGACGTTCGTACCCTTCTAGAGATTCCTATAGATGATCTTGGTGCAAGACTTAAGGCAAAGATGCAAGGACGTCAGTGTTACCCATTGCAAGACTATATTCACTCCTGTATATCTTCAAAACTACTAAAGCACATGGCTATACAAATCGCTATACGTCataaatttcatttgaaagaaTTAGTACATCGGGGAGGTCAGATGGAACACAGTAGATCGTTTGTTTACACACTGGCTAGAAGGTATATTGGAAAAGCCCTCAATAGTTTGGAAAAATCAGCATACAAGCTCCTTATACCTTTTCTGTGTTCTTCATTAGCCTCTGCTATTGCATCACATGACATACAAGCTGACAGAACTGTATCACAAGAAGCACAGGGCTGGTTTTCGGTAGGATTGAATTCAGATGTATCATCTGGCAGACTGAAATTTGCATCAGCATTATATTGTACTGGTGATTTCGAAAGGGCAGAACATGTTTTGAGGAATACTGAAGACTTGTATGAGCTGAAAACTGTTGAAGCTGTTTGTACATGTAGAGATCTCGAAACTTTATCGTTACGATTGGAATTCTTCAATAGATCTGACACTGGAAATGAGGAACTTGTTAAACACATTACAGCATTTTGTGTTAGATTTATACCATGTGAAATTAACTGTGTCCCACATGAACTGCAATATGAGATGTTTAGAGCAACACAAGAAGACATGCTTCACGGACATGATTTTTGGATGGATTGGTCTGTGGTCGATTCTCTCCCGTACATCTACTTCCTACAGTACAAGACATACGGTCACCTTCAGAGACCAGCAGGCCAGCAGTTGGCACTTGAAGGACTTGTTGATTGCGTTAAGAGTAATCATAACCTTGGGCACCTTGAAACTGCCCTGAATTTACTAGGACAGTGCTTGGAACTGGAGAACCTTTATTATGCTGCATTAGACTGCTATGTGAGATCACTGAATGTATGTGCAAGGAATAATGCAGCAAAAATACATATATGTAGACTACTTAGTGCATTAGTAAACAGGCAGGTTGTGTAG